GTTTGTGGCTTTGGATTTAAATCAGAAAACTGAAGAGCTGCACCGCGGAACGATAAAGCAAATCATAGAAAAAATAGCCGATTTTAAGAGGGAATTTGTGCTGGTGGTAGGGCTAACTTAATATTTTGCGGATTATTTTTATCTAATGCCCATTGTAATGGGTTGTTTCGTATATATTCTCTGATTTTCAACAATGAATCTTCATTTCGGATAATGTGTTCGTAATAGTTGCGTTGCCAGAGTGGTCCAGTTTGATTGCGTAGTTTGTTACATTGTATGGCCGATATGGATTTAAATGCGCACATGACATCTCCCAATGTAGGGGCGCTGCTTGCTGCGCCCTCTTGAGATGGCAGGTTTTGAGCTGCCATTTCATTAAGAATAATAATTCCATGGATGTGATTTGGCATCAGAGTAAATTCGTCCAATTCGATTCCTAAA
This genomic window from bacterium contains:
- a CDS encoding transposase: MSDLEHNRKNLRMKGYDYDQYGYYFVTVCVKNKECLFGELINEQVIPNELGNIIINTWFHLKSRFLGIELDEFTLMPNHIHGIIILNEMAAQNLPSQEGAASSAPTLGDVMCAFKSISAIQCNKLRNQTGPLWQRNYYEHIIRNEDSLLKIREYIRNNPLQWALDKNNPQNIKLALPPAQIPS